From Girardinichthys multiradiatus isolate DD_20200921_A chromosome 3, DD_fGirMul_XY1, whole genome shotgun sequence, the proteins below share one genomic window:
- the irx4a gene encoding iroquois-class homeodomain protein IRX-4a, translated as MSYPQFGYPYSSAPQFLMTTNSLSTCCESTGRSIADSGVAASGQTPVYCPVYESRLLATARHELSSAAALGVYGTPYTGSQGYGNYVTYGTDASAFYSLGTFDTKDAAASAHAGITQATAYYPYDPTLGQYQYDRYGSMDGGTRRKNATRETTSTLKAWLQEHRKNPYPTKGEKIMLAIITKMTLTQVSTWFANARRRLKKENKMTWPPRNKGSEEKRYDEDEEGSQEGQIKSENTDDETRSQADKELQLSDLDDFDTLESESSECELKHRYHMNTHMSTTTDCSAEHLVKNASLKISVPVSLCGEQDLVKTCLKTNPEEFQPDSIQQAKSCYSQQQQQQGHQLLDGKPRIWSLAQTATSLNQTEYPSCMLRCQAPPSSLTPSPAATSPVTGLENRQDSPVTTLRNWVDGVFHDPLFRHSTLSQALTNTTVSWTTNTKGSVLETERSAAALQQHQDPLKDSAMSFPKTMNKLFCS; from the exons ATGTCATATCCACAATTTGGATATCCGTACTCGTCTGCTCCACAA TTCCTGATGACAACCAACTCTCTGAGCACTTGCTGCGAGTCCACGGGTAGATCCATAGCCGACTCCGGGGTAGCGGCGTCGGGACAGACACCGGTCTACTGTCCCGTGTATGAGAGCCGACTGCTGGCCACGGCAAGGCATGAACTGAGCTCAGCGGCCGCGCTGGGCGTGTACGGCACCCCCTACACGGGCAGTCAGGGCTATGGAAATTACGTTACATACGGCACAGACGCGTCGGCTTTCTACTCGCTG GGTACATTTGATACTAAAGATGCTGCAGCTTCTGCGCATGCGGGAATCACCCAGGCAACTGCTTACTACCCTTATGATCCTACCTTGGGACAGTATCAGTACGACAG ATATGGTTCTATGGATGGTGGGACAAGGCGAAAGAATGCCACCCGTGAGACCACCAGCACCCTGAAGGCCTGGCTGCAAGAGCACAGAAAGAACCCGTACCCAACTAAAGGGGAGAAGATCATGTTGGCCATCATCACCAAGATGACCCTGACACAGGTCTCCACCTGGTTTGCGAATGCTCGGAGGAGGCTGAAGAAAGAGAACAAGATGACGTGGCCGCCCAGAAACAAGGGCTCAGAGGAGAAGAGATATGACGAGGATGAGGAGGGGTCTCAGGAGGGGCAGATAAAAAGCGAGAATACCGATGATG AAACCAGAAGTCAAGCTGATAAGGAACTCCAGTTGAGCGACCTGGATGATTTTGACACGCTTGAGTCTGAAAGCTCTGAGTGTGAGTTGAAGCATCGATACCACATGAACACGCACATGTCGACGACAACCGATTGCTCCGCCGAGCACCTCGTTAAGAACGCCTCTCTGAAAATCTCTGTCCCCGTTTCTCTCTGCGGGGAGCAGGACTTAGTTAAAACCTGCCTCAAAACGAACCCGGAGGAGTTCCAGCCGGACAGCATACAGCAGGCAAAATCGTGCTACagtcagcagcaacagcagcagggtCATCAATTATTAGACGGCAAGCCTCGGATCTGGTCTTTGGCTCAGACCGCAACGTCCCTGAACCAGACTGAATATCCGTCCTGCATGCTGAGGTGCCAGGCGCCTCCTTCCTCGCTCACCCCGTCCCCCGCTGCGACCTCCCCCGTGACCGGCCTGGAGAACCGGCAGGACTCGCCGGTCACCACGCTGAGGAACTGGGTGGACGGGGTGTTCCACGACCCCCTCTTCAGGCATAGCACTTTGAGCCAGGCTTTGACCAACACCACCGTCTCCTGGACCACGAACACCAAAGGCAGCGTTCTGGAGACGGAGAGGAGCGCGGCGGCCTTGCAGCAGCACCAAGATCCGCTCAAAGACAGTGCCATGAGTTTCCCAAAAACAATGAACAAACTTTTTTGCTCCTAA